Part of the Chitinispirillales bacterium ANBcel5 genome is shown below.
ACTCAAATTTACCCTGCTTGCATCTGTACCTCTAGCTGTTGGCGCGGTTTTTATGGTAGGTATGATGGCTGTGACAGGAATGAAGCTCAGTATAATGAATTTTGTAGCACTACCGTTAATCATTGGAATCGGTATTGATGATGGTGTCCATATGCTCCACCGATACAGAATAGAAGGCAGAGCTTCGGTTCCACTTGTACTTAAAACTACCGGTCGCGCCATTTTACTTACCTCACTTACTACGATGATCGGGTTTGGCTCTATGGGTTTGGCTTCCCATGTGGGTATAGCGATGTTTGGACTGACTCTTTTCTATGGAGTCGCGGCTTGTTTCATAAGCAGTGCCTATGTTCTACCCGCTGTTATCACCATAGGAGAATCTCTTTCAACAAAAAAACCGGGCAAAAACAAAACCATCACTAACGACTCTGTTCCTGAGAGGAGGAAAGAATGTATCTGAAACTCGCGACACTTATTGGTATTACCGCATTCAGCAGCTTTGCTTTAACCGTTGATGAGATCTTGGACAAAGCAGAAGCAAACCAGAACCCTCAAACCTCCCGCTCAGAGGTAACCCAAACTGTTATTCAGGCCAATGGCCGGGAAAATGTTTCGAGACTCGTAAGCTATTCGATGAATGAGGGTGAAAAAAGCCTTATGGAATATATTGAACCCGCGCGTATCAGAGGGATGAAAATTCTTATGCTCAATGATGGTGATGACATATGGTTTTATTCTCCCAGAACATCCCGCGTGCGACGAATTGCAAGCCATCAGAGAAATCAGTCCATAAATAACTCCGACTTTAGTTATGAAGACTTGTCTCCAAAAGACATGAGGGAAAACTACACTGTTACCCTGAAGGGTGAAGAAACTATAGATGGAGTCAACTGCTATAAACTCCTGGCCTTACCCAAAACCGATGATGTTTCATATGCTAAAACTATCAGTTGGATCGATAAAGAGCGCTTTATTCCGGTCAAGATGCATTTTTTTGATGAAGACAATACACTCTGGAAAAAACTTACTGTAGACAGTGCGCAAAAAGTGGGAGAGTACTGGAGTTTTAACAGGGTAACAATGAAAGATCTTCTAAGAGGCAGTAAGACTATTATGGAAATGGACAAAATTGAAAACGATATCACCATTGATGAAAACATGTTTTCTGAACGATATCTTAGCAGGTAAGTTGGGGGGACATTATGAAATATTTACACATTTTTATTATGGTAATTTTCGTATTTACCTGTACACTATTCGCCTCAGATCTTAGGTTTGGCGGTTATCTTCAAAACAGAACGACTCTCACCCTTGCAGATGAAGAGATTATTTCAGACATT
Proteins encoded:
- a CDS encoding outer membrane lipoprotein-sorting protein; translation: MYLKLATLIGITAFSSFALTVDEILDKAEANQNPQTSRSEVTQTVIQANGRENVSRLVSYSMNEGEKSLMEYIEPARIRGMKILMLNDGDDIWFYSPRTSRVRRIASHQRNQSINNSDFSYEDLSPKDMRENYTVTLKGEETIDGVNCYKLLALPKTDDVSYAKTISWIDKERFIPVKMHFFDEDNTLWKKLTVDSAQKVGEYWSFNRVTMKDLLRGSKTIMEMDKIENDITIDENMFSERYLSR